In the Arachis hypogaea cultivar Tifrunner chromosome 20, arahy.Tifrunner.gnm2.J5K5, whole genome shotgun sequence genome, tttttttttatatattgaaaAAATCTTGGTGTAATACTCAATTATTAGATTTTACGGTGTTTTTTAGAATTGTAGAAACAATACGTCTCCTTAGATTGACAATATGTTTGGGGCGTATTGTCAATCCAAGGAGACGTATTGTACTATTTTCACAATtctaaaaaataccataaaatgtAATAATTAAGTATTATACTAAAATTATACtaatatgtaaaaaaataaacgTACATAcgtaaccaaaataaaataaattgcagaataatatatttgaaaaaaataacaaaaagaaaagaaagaaagaatactCTGAAGCACGTGACACTGTGGAGATCTTCCTGAAACCCTattgtttctttttctctttctaataACTTTATCATTATCTTTTTGTTGATCAGCTTCATATACCACAAGgaaaacaatgaatgaatcatcaaaggaagaaaaataggaaatatttaaaaataataataaagggacattatattaattatttttataagcaCACCTTATagcactaatataaaaaaaaaataaaggatgaagtataaatattttaaaaaaaatggtcaaaattttgaaaaatattattttattttaaaaatgttcttaaatttgtaaaaaaattaaaattaatctaataataatcaattatgttatacatcaaaatcagtcactaaaattaatcactaatataacatacatattaaaataaaaataaattaaattatacatatttatatacaaatatttatatacaaatatattattagctaattttagtgtataaataatatttttaaattataatatatgataattatcCTTAATTTACTTGTGTtgatggttatttttataaaattgttaccaaattagtttcaatttttttaaataattagtcAGGCagatgtatatattttatataaatcgaaaattcttgaaataaaataaaatttaaagtatttttaaaatttttaataaattttaaaaaacaaaaattatactttatctaaaaataaataaattaattaaaattaaagttagaaCCTTGAAATTGATGAGGAGGagttggtggtggttgttgtgtgACTGGAATGATGTGAATTTTGAAGGAATGGGGGTTGACTTGAGTCATCATTTCAAAGACACAAACATCACCAACTTGtagcttattttccttgcaaaaTTTGTTCCAACCACCATGGATTGTAGTTCGTTTTCTAATAttagaaaaattgtaattaatggACCAATTCGAGTCTTCATCGTCACTAACCCAAATCGTGCCACTTCCTTTTAATCCATTTAAGTATTGTCTGGAAAATGAAGATGGTATATGCTGTGTGTTCCAAATGCAATTCACTCGTTAATCAATTATTACGTATAAAAAACATATttagtattttataaaatttttattatgtaactGTGAACTAGTATaattatctaattaaaaatatataaaatatatttatgcataaaaatataataatataataatcaattttttttttcatctatttCAATGAGATGTAAAGTACTAACTCTCTTAGGTTTACAATATTTgtcattttaattatttacatataattttaaaaattttaaattagttaataataaataataaaactactTACTAATAAAATATTCAGTGGCTTAGCTTCTATACTATGTACaccaattaaaaatataacaatatcaatttaaaaattgaaactactacaaattgaaaatataattcacaaaaaatataacaaaaaaaacatatttttactaatagaAAATAgagtctaaaaaatataaaatcaagttaattattgactttttattttttattttttaattaccacCAGATTAGCATTGCCATGAACATATGAAGGCTTcagaacaagaaaaaaagaaggatTTTTCAGCTTTGTAGATAAGGCTTCAGCCATCTCTATTTTCTCCCTAACATTATTGAGCATGCTTTTTCTAATTcctgaaaaaaaaatatgataaaatataaGTTATTGAGGTAGAGAAATCTAATATTAACatggtaaataaataaaaaaaaaacttttgataGATATTCATTAAAAGgcacattattttttttaatcaaacctaatgctttgtcttttgaattttttcaacTTGATTTCAAATATGAGCTGatgaataacaaaataaaaatagttgAAGTTATTAGGTTTTGATTATTACCTGCTTTGTTGGTTCTCTTCTTTGCCTTTGGTTCCCTTTGAACATGATCATCAACAACAATATAATCATGATTATTTTCATGAACTCCACAATCTGAATGGTAGTTTATTTGTGAAGCACTCTTATCATATACTTTGAGTTCAAAGCATGATCTTTCTTTGTATTCAAATGTTAACAAAAATTCATATTCCAAGtgacataatttcacaacttcatCCCAACCATTTTGCAaccaaatttcattttttttcctctGACTCCAATATACTTCTTCTTCCCTATTATTTGGTAGCTTTAGTATTATAGGATTTGATATCCCTTCCCAATATTTTCTCACAAAACTCTTGGGAatcatctgaaaaaaaaaaagaatatataattGAATTAAAGAAAATTGTGCATGCATTATGTTATAGTATGATGCAAAGAGAAACAAAAGAATATAATAGTTACCAATTCTTTTTTGAACTTGTTGTGTACAAGTATCTTAAAGAAACCTGGTGACGATGAATGCATAGACATTGTTTAGTACTTAGGTACTAGTAAAGATGAAGCTATTGAATATATATTTAGTTGAGAACAAACTAAAaggatatatataatataagcttattgatttttttattcaataacATTGGcacttattataaaattttatccaATTCTTTTTTAAAGTTAAGAGTGAGGCTCGAATCTAATATCTCTAGATAAAGAGAATAGATtatatcatttgagttataatttcaTTTAACTTATTCATGTgtgtttttgtctttttattatgatagatttgttttttttttttttttttgatatttttaatacattaaaatgtaaaaactattgaaaatgtaaaaaatattttttaatattttttataattttttaaaatatatatttattattaaattattaattatagaaaattttgttttaatcAAACTTAATTTAGTGTGATATTTAGTTTATGTATCTATATCTATATGTTTCGGAAGAAAATTACGAAAATATGATTATCTTGATTATTTGAATGTTAAAACAGACAtggagaatttttttaatttactccttaattatgttaaataaatctaatttattaaaacatcatattaaaatgaaaatcaattatttcaaataaaatataaaaactcaaACGAACTTTAACATATTATTATATAGACAAAAAATATTAGAGAAAACAAAACATACATTAACTTTATGCTGTTTTAAGGTTTTTTTCATtcattagaaaattaaataaaaatttctcACATTTTATATTGATTCATCTGCTATAACCCACTAGGGCACTAGTCTTATCCGTGTGTTGTTTCCAATTTTACATGTCTTGTAACCAGTGACTACTGAAAGTTTGGAAATTGAAACACACAAACtattgatgacgatgatgatgtaaGACGGCATAGGGGGGATGAAGTATACGTAaccaataaatatataaataaataaatttcagaatataaaatatatttaaaaaaattatagaatactCTCAATAAATAAATTTCAGCCCACTCATCATGAGTATCCAAATAAATGGTTTAAATTTGTTGGATTAATTTGTTGATCTACttaaatagattaaaaaaaattaataataaatcagATACATATTTggttacaaaaatttttttacagatctgtaatatataataaatatatttaataacatattattattaaaaatattaaagaaaacaAAGTAAAACATTAATAACTTTATGctgttttaagttttttttttatttattaaaaaattaaataaaaattcctgACATTTTATACTTTTCTTTCCAATTCTAGGAAGGAAGCCCTTCTAAGTCAAAATGTTATAttgattaatatattatatattcctatagtagtaataataataaataaataaataattggattAACTTGGAGTTCCAAAAAAAAGCACATTATGTTTAGTGACTGATGAGACAGCTGACGCTACAACCCCCTACCGCCACGCCACCGCCaccctataataataataatgatacgATGTTTACTTTGCTAAGCAAGCTAACTAGCTATATTCATTTACaatttttggctttttttttttcaactatattatttattcacattttttaattttaatattgaataaacaaagataatttttatttttatattgaagtagtaatagtatttttttgaaatttcaatTGATAAGGTATTATTCTCAAATGTAGAATCGATTaattagagaaataaaaattaGATGTTTCTATTTATGAAAGGTCAAGAATTCCTGATTTGTGAGAAATATAGAGATTTCTgttaaaaacaattaaaatatttgagataTAGAAATCGAACCCTCCAATTTGTATACTTTTCAcatttttaaaaaacacaaaaaattataatattaaaatatagagtaaagtatcgtttttgtctttgagataaattctatttatgtccctaacgtttaaatcgttctatttgtatccctaacgtctgtaaaaatgattcaatgttatcctgttgtcaattacacatcatgagcgctttagtttgagttttaaaaatctcttcttgaagttagaatacaaatgtatgagatagaatcgatgatctactccgaaaaatagatcatcaaatgttgaaactaattcctaaaacatttacataattcacttttctagagacATAATTGAtttgttcgattttaatattatacccattaTTTGTCTTTAGATTcaaagtgagacctaattgagaatgaatacaaccaagtgagaataattaaaaaatataatctgatttgttagtataattgataataggataatattaaatcacttttataaacgtcaaagatacaaataagacgatttaaatgttaggaaCATAAATAAGACTTACCCAAAACGTTGGAAACAAAAACATAGTTTACTCTAAGATATATCACTATTTCtactttcataaaaaaaaaaaaaggccaaaCAAAAACATTTTTCAGTGTTATTGAAATTTGGTATGTTTTAACTTGGTGTATTTCACTGACATAAAACTGGATGTTAACACATCACATGTTCacattttaaagtatttaaatttaacccttaaatttaattttatcaaattttaaaatttcagtctTTCATAAAATTTGAGGGTCagatttttctaataattttattatttttcaaatttaacccTCAAATTTGTTAgcatctaaattaaaaaaaaacacccCAAATTATCATCCCACAGTATTACGCACAATGTTTCTCCATCCTTAAAAAAAATCAGCGATTTATTCATTCCAACCATTATAGAATACAGGCACATGCTTTAGGAATAGTAAtggttatgtattttttattttaaggataataacgtttaaaacaaaaaaaaaatgtttgcaATGTAAACTCTTGGATGCATGTGCTTGGCGTAGCTCTCacttaacaaaattatttttatactatacCAAATATACCCCTTTCGGTTAGCAACTAAAAATTCATTTACAAAGTTTAAACGATTGAACAGACAAAAAGAAAAACTTCATATCATCAATACATCATGAAAAATGAAATTATCTattaaactatattttttaaCTTCTGAGTGTTACGTACATATAATATTATAAACCAACTCTAGTGTCCTTTTCTAATTGAAACTTGGAACTTAAGATTCTCCAAATCAATAAGCTCAAAGTGACAATAATCACCATACTCCAACCTTGAGAAAATCGTGCATACCCATTATTTGGATAATAAAGTAATTTCACCTTCCATTCTCTCTTCTCATGAACTTGCAAGGTTGCAAAATTGTTCCACTGCTTACACTGTAATTCTTTATGTATTCAGTTGGTATCACCTACACCAAACAccacataataaaaaaaactttattaGTTCAAGAATAATGGTTAATAAATGATATTAACAATACATATATGACATATAGAATATAGTTGTTGCATTTAATCATTTATACACATGatgattattctaataaaattatattttcatacCGCATAATGACTTGTTCATGCTTGATGTGTATGGTGAAGTCATTCATTCTTGGGCATGGATCCGAAATTAGCTTTAGAAGTTTTATGCTTTTTAGGGaatggtgaagaagaagaagaaggaggcctATAAGAAGGGCCTTCTTGCTCTGAATATtctaaagtgaaaaaaaaaaagtaaaaaaattatccTAAAATATTGTACATTTTTCACAaattagcaaaaataaaaacaaagattggAGTTACAtgtgttataataataataattaatttttaattttactaaaaAACAAGTATAAATAACACATgaagtgtatcaaaattaaaatctaataattgataattattttgagaaaaaatataaaaaattttaataaataatgagaatataaaaccatgcaatatTTGAATTCATTCCATTTTTACCCTCTCTTTCTAAGATGACATATTTGAATTCTTGTATACATactattacataattaaaaaatgaacaaggaattaaattaattattgataaggAGATATATGTAAATTACCAGGAGAGCTAGGAGTCAAAGGGTCTTCTCCATAACTACGAATATGAACTTTGAATAAAATATCGATTGGATCGACCAACTCAAAGACACAAGCGTCACCAAGTTTTAAACTATAGAATGTTGAGAATTTCTTCCAACCATTTGTAATTATAAATTGTCTGCAAGCAGAAATTCTCATCTGCACATCCCAACATTTGTTCGGATCATCAACAAGAAAGAGCTTTGCATTTCCTTCTTTATTCCCAAGAATTGGTTTAGCAAAATAGCTTGGTATAACCTGTTTTCATCattaattattagttattattagtaaTGGAAATCTCACTCACAAAAAAAATTGGATGAAtttcaagtgttaaaaaaaatactactatataagataaaaaaaagggtaaagtatactttttgtccctgaagtttgacaaaaatttcaaaaatacctctaagtattttgtttcaattttgttccaaaagttttcgatttgcatcaaatatatccttgacagctaatttttcaaaaaatttaagatcaattcaacaacaatatCATAAGAACAACActcaatacaagcaaatcaagcataattttcatgtattattgttagattagtcttaaatttttttaaaatttagcctatacaaatcgaaaacttctgggacaaaattaaaacaaaataaaacttatgagtattttaaaacttttgcgaaacttcagggacaaaaaatatactttaccctaaaaaaaatctacaaaattaaggtttaaaaaaataatgaaagtgATGATATAAGAAAGAATAGTTACCAAGAGGTCTCTGTCAGAATAGGTTTTCCCAAGTGCACATACAAAAAATGGATTCCCAGTTTGGAACCTACTCTTCACTTTCTCTTGAAACTTCTTCATGGTTTTATTGTCCAACACTTCTGGATTATCTATAAGAGCCAAGTAAacaaaacttcaataaaattactttaaatttGCATATAACAATTAACATTATTATaacatcttttttaatttttttaatagagattaaaataaaaagagagtAATTACCATAATCTTTTTCCTTGGCAATATAATCAAAATTCCTAGAAGCTCTCCTTTTTCTTTTAGTGGTATTGATTTCACCATCAATAGAGTAATCTTCAGGCTCTTCTTTTATAATACTCTTCCTTTTGAAACTATTAGTTTCATCATCGGAAATTaccagtggtggtggtggtggaggtggtGATTGTGGCGGTGACAAGAGAGATTTCCGTCTTTTTCCATTAACAAACTCAAAAGAACCATCACTCTTTTTTTCACCCTTTTGCCCTTTTTCAACAACATTAACATtaacattttcattttttttctcagAATTAGAACATGGGTACTTAATTTCTAAACCACTTGAACCCAAAACTATAACAtaaaacttattattattattattattagtttttttcaGTTCATAACGGAACAAGAGAAACTGTGTCGCTTGGAGAGACACGTATTGTGCAAACTCTTTCCAACCGTGGCCAAACACAACGTCACCACGTTCATCCCTTGACCAATGAACTTCCAATTCAGCTCCGTTTGGAAGACTTAGAAAAACAGAACGTGACGTAATTCGTTTCCAGTAATTATGCACAAAACTCTTTGGCAATCTctgtaaacaaaaattaaaataaacttcTTAATAATTATCTTCAAGAACGAACACGAAATTCAATTAGGGTTACGAATAAAGCTACATACTTTGTATTGTTACTAAACCCTAAAGTTACTACTAATCAAAATTAtcgaataaaaataaagaaagaaaagaaaattaactaCTAGTAATTACTAAGTCAAAAGATTAGGGTTTAGCATAAAAATTAATCCTAATTCAAAACCCTACTATTGGGAATTGAACTGCACACGATTCATTCTCCTATGTTGTTTTGGTGAACCCTTATTAATGTGACAAAAATTAGAGAATTGCATGGAGAattgaaaaaataagaaagaaaaaagaaaaagaacggaAAAAAAAGTTGATGTTAATTATTATTACCAGAAATCCATCATCAAGAAGGTTCTTTTCAAGAATAACCTTGAAGAAGTGAACGACATCACGTTCTTGAGAAGACATAGTTGATCACTGAAATTGAT is a window encoding:
- the LOC112786887 gene encoding B3 domain-containing protein At3g17010 isoform X1 → MSSQERDVVHFFKVILEKNLLDDGFLRLPKSFVHNYWKRITSRSVFLSLPNGAELEVHWSRDERGDVVFGHGWKEFAQYVSLQATQFLLFRYELKKTNNNNNNKFYVIVLGSSGLEIKYPCSNSEKKNENVNVNVVEKGQKGEKKSDGSFEFVNGKRRKSLLSPPQSPPPPPPPLVISDDETNSFKRKSIIKEEPEDYSIDGEINTTKRKRRASRNFDYIAKEKDYDNPEVLDNKTMKKFQEKVKSRFQTGNPFFVCALGKTYSDRDLLVIPSYFAKPILGNKEGNAKLFLVDDPNKCWDVQMRISACRQFIITNGWKKFSTFYSLKLGDACVFELVDPIDILFKVHIRSYGEDPLTPSSPEYSEQEGPSYRPPSSSSSPFPKKHKTSKANFGSMPKNE
- the LOC112786887 gene encoding B3 domain-containing protein At3g17010 isoform X2, yielding MSSQERDVVHFFKVILEKNLLDDGFLRLPKSFVHNYWKRITSRSVFLSLPNGAELEVHWSRDERGDVVFGHGWKEFAQYVSLQATQFLLFRYELKKTNNNNNNKFYVIVLGSSGLEIKYPCSNSEKKNENVNVNVVEKGQKGEKKSDGSFEFVNGKRRKSLLSPPQSPPPPPPPLVISDDETNSFKRKSIIKEEPEDYSIDGEINTTKRKRRASRNFDYIAKEKDYDNPEVLDNKTMKKFQEKVKSRFQTGNPFFVCALGKTYSDRDLLVIPSYFAKPILGNKEGNAKLFLVDDPNKCWDVQMRISACRQFIITNGWKKFSTFYSLKLGDACVFELVDPIDILFKVHIRSYGEDPLTPSSPGDTN